The genomic segment ACGCCGTCGGTCATCTTTGTGAATTACAGGAACCGGCCCATTATGATGCCAAGTGGAAACGCTGGAACTATGACCATCTGCCAATCATTCCGGAACGGTTCGATTACCGGCTCGCGAAAGGGAAGAGCAAAGCCTTTCAAGTCATTAAAAAACTGTTGAACGAGCGGACGACGACTTCCATCATTATAGCATCTGATGCCGAGCGAGAGGGAGAGGCAATCGTCCGATTGATTCTTCGCCTGGCCAATAATGCAAAACCGATCGAGCGACTGTGGATTTCAAGTTTGACGCCGCAAGCCGTCGATCATGGATTTGCGAATCTACTGGACGGAAAAGCAACGGAAAATATTTTTCATGAGGCGATGAGCCGTGCATGCGCCGATTGGCTGATCGGCATGAATGCATCGCGTGCCTATACGACGTTACTGAAGAAAAAAGGCATTGCCGATGTCTTTTCGCTTGGGCGTGTCCAGACACCGACACTTGCCTTGATCGTCGACCGTGAGAAACAAATCGAACAGTTCAAGCCGGAAACCTATTTTGAAGTCGAGGCTGACTTTTCGCTATTTAAAGGAAAGTACATCGATCAAAAAAAACAGACGAAGCTGACCGACCGGGCACTCGCAGAAGCAATCAAGGAGCGGACGAAAGGGGAAGGCGTCGTTGCGTCCATTACGAAGACGGAACAAGTCGAGAAACCGCCGTTCTGGTTCAGTTTATCGTTGTTGCAAACGGAAGCGAGTCGCCGCTTTGGACTCGGTGCTAAAGAAACACTTGATATCGCCCAAAAACTCTACATTCGCGGCTGGATCAGTTACCCGCGGACGGATTCATCGTTCGTCTCAAAAGAGGAAGCGGGTCAGTTCCCGACGATTTTGAACCGACTGCTGAAGCAACCGGAATACGGTGGACTGAAGGAAATCTTGACGAAAGATCCGACACACGATAAACGGTATGTCAATTCTGCGAAAGTCAGTGATCACTATGCGATCATCCCGACAGAAGAAGCAGGAGCGGTCGCGAAGTTATCGGGGCGTGACGCACAAGTGTACGATTTAATCGTCCGGCGTTTTTTAGCAGCGTTTGCGCCACCCGCGCGCGCTGAAAAAACAGACATCATCACGACAAGGGAGCAAGATCGTTTCCTGACGAAAGGCAGTCGGACGATTGCGCGCGGTTTCAAAGAAGTTTTACAAATTGAGGCGAAGGAAGTCGAGCTGCCGGCAGTCGAACACGGACAACACGTCGCGATCAAGGGGGCGAAGGTACTTGAAAAACAAACGGAGCCACCGAAACGCTATACGGAAGGAACATTAATCCTCGGCATGAAGACAGCGGGGAAAGTTCTTGAAAATGAGTTACAAGCCATCATGAAGGAAATCGAGGGACTCGGTACGGAAGCGACGCGTGCCGGAATCATCGACGGATTAAAGCGACGCGATTACATCCAGTTGAAGAAAAAAGAGATCCATCCGACGGCAAAAGGGCGGATTTTAATCGAAGCCGTCAGCGGGAGCATCTTGGCATCACCTGAGATGACGGCAAAGTGGGAAAGCCGGCTCGACCAAATCGGTAAAGGGGAAGCATCCGCTGCCCAGTTCGTCGAACAAGCGAAAAAATTGTCGCAACACCTCGTCGATGATGCGAAGTCGCGTGTCGAGCAACTGCATGTCGATCCGTCGAAAGTCAAATCAAAAACCCGTCACGCCGCGGCAACGAACCGCCCGGTCGGACCGTGTCCGCTCTGTCAGGCGGAAGTACTTGACCGTGGGAAGTTTTATGGCTGCAGCGGGTATCAAAAGACGAACTGCGGTTTTACCTTGCCGAAAACAATCCTCGGAGCGCGCGTGACACAGACGGAAGTCAAAAAAATCTTAGCGACTCAAAAAACAAAACCGCTCGAGATGAAGAAAAATGGCCGGACATTCAAGGCGATGTTGTATCTCGAGCGCGATCAACTCAAATTCGAGTTTATGAAAGGAGAGTCATGATGCATTACGATTTAATGGAGAACAGGGCGTTCATTCCGATGTTCGAACGTTTTTTGAAGGAAGGAACAACATTGACGGTTTGGTTTCCCGATGAAGTGACGGTCGGACAAGCCGATGATTTGATTTTTGAAGCGGAAGAACTATTCGGTGTAGTGGCGGAAGTCATCGACGACCCCCAATCATTTGGCAAAGCACTGTTGTTGCCATATTTGACAGAACAGCAAACACGGGAAGACGGATTTATTCAGTATGAGACAGCGATGACGGAAGAAGTCAAAGCAGTCTTACGGGAACTGACCTTACCGATGATGACGGAAGGCGATTTTTCCGTCCTGTATTCCTATCAGATTGATGGATCTGCCGGATCGCTGTTTGTTGAAGATTGGTTTAATGCGGAAGTTTTGCTTGGAGATGGAAAGAACTAGAAACCTTTTGCACGTCGTTTGCGTATGAACAGATATCAAACGAAGTAGGGGGAAATGTTCATGTCAAGTATTACTACGGGTCCGCTCCTGTCGCTGCTGAAGACGGGAGGGACGATGGCTTACGTCGAAGGAGAAAGTTTCTTTTCAGACATGCCGGTCTTCATGGTCATCTTTTTTATCGCGATCTTGTCTTTTATGGCTTTTGCCTTGATCAGTGCCGTCACGAAAGGCGTCTCGACGAACAGTTTGACGAATCATTTGCGCCATCATGCTTCTGAGCTCGTTACACCGACGGAAGAGGGGGCGCAAGCCTACGTCGCCTATCTCCGTTCCTTGTCGATGTTTCCGGTCGAGAAAACAAATTTAGAGCCGGTCCGGTTAGTGAAAGGAATCTCAACGTTGATCAGCACGACGGATCAAATCACGGAGATGACGAAACAAGACATCACGGCCCAGTATGCAAGGCTTGGTCTGCTCGACGGCGAAATCTTAGCAGATGAAGCACCTGTCCATCATCATTCGACGCACCATTCACACCACTCATGAACAAATATGTCCGGTCACGATGATGTGGCGGGGCATTTTTTCTGACGAAAAAGGAGCGAATCCGAACCTTTTTGTCATGTTTTTGTAACATACAACTATTTTTATTAAAATTAGATGAAAAGTAAAAGATTTTGAGCATATTTAATGGAAAAGTATAAAAAACCTTTACAATAGGAAGGACAGGTATCTCCTATACGTATTATTCAACTAGAGGAGAAGGGGGAGGATCGATCGTTTATGAGAACATGGCTTAATCGAACAATCGGACGCCAAATCATGTCCGCTTTCTATATCATTTTAGCAATGTTATTGCTGACATCAGCAGGCGTATATTTCTATACGAAACAGCAGGTGCAAGAAGCTAAACAAGAACTTGCGACGTTAAACGAACACCGGACCAATGCGACGAATTTATATGAATCGTGGCAAAGTCTTCAATATGAGATGCGGGGATTCGTCTTACTTGGAGACGATGAAATGTTAGAGGAAATTAAAGCGAAACAACAAAATATCGATCAACAAACGACATGGTTCGAAAAAAATGCGGCATTTGCAGAAGAAGAGCAATACGCAAATGATGCACGGGAGCTGTATGACGCATACACGACGCGCGTCATGCCGAGCCTGATTAATTATGTTGACGCTAAAAAAGACGGTGAAGTCGAAGAACCGTTCTTACAAATGGCGACGCTCGGTAAAGTCACGCAAACACCGAACCTGGATGCGGATCGGAAATTTAACATCGATACGAAAAGTGCAGCGGACATGAGTTCGAGTATCGTTGACATGGAGACCGTCTTTACGGATTATCGTAATTCATTAAATGAGAAGGAACTCGCTGCCCAAAATCGACTAGGGACACAAGTTAACTCATCTCAAGTTCTCGGCTTAATTAACTTAGCAGTTCTTTTATTCATCATCGTGTTATTCGTTCGACCATTTATCGCGAAAATTACGCGTCAATTGCGTCAATTGAACCGAGAGAGCAGTCGATTAGCAAAAGGTGAAGATGCTTCACCTATTGAGGTCTTAAATGCAAAAGACGAGATTGGCGAGTTGACGACGACATTTAATTTAATGGCTGCGTCGATTTCAAATCAAAAATCGCAACTCGTCTCAAGTAACGATGAATTACAAAGTCAACAAGAAGAGTTAGTTGCCCAACAAGAGGAGCTTCAAACACAACAAGAAGAACTCGAAGAAGCGCTTGATGTGACGTTACGCAATGAGACGCATCTGCGGTACCGGAATGAATTGACAGAAACGCTCGCTTCACGCGAGACGTTAACAGCTTATCCTGCCATCATCGAAAAATTAATCTCGATTACAGATGCCGAGTTCGGAGCGATTGTCTTTCTTGACGAGGACGAGTATACGGATATCGTCTCTTACGGCATGACGGTCGATCAAGAACGGAAACTTTTGACGTCATCACTTTCTCTACTTGAGCGAGCGCGTATGCATAAAAAAGCCGTACGTTCAACGAAACAAGTGACGAGTGATCATCCGTTGCCGTACCCTTATAGCATGTATGAAACGGTCGTACCCGTCATGGACCCATCGACGAACATGATGATTGCAAGCATCTATCTTGTCCGCTACCGTGATCAATTCAATGAAGACCAAACGGCTGAAATTTGGTCGTTCTCTCGTCAGCTCGCCTTGTCCTTACTACGGATGCGTGTGTTCGATGAAATTGAGCGGGAACGTGAAAAAACATCGAAACTGCTACACTCGATTCGTGAGGCAGTCATGTATATCGAAGAAGACCGGATTTTTGCCAATCGTCCATTGCTTGCGTTGTTCCATCATCCAGCGCACGATCAGTTCAATGACGAGGGCTTGATGACGCTCGATGTCAAAATTGAAGAATTGGCGGTTCAAGTCGATCAACACGATGCCTTCCTTGAGTACATGAATCAAGTCTGTAGTCATCAAGTACCGACGGAAAGTCTTTCGCTATCACTTAATAAAGAGGAGCGTTTCGTCACGCTCTATGCAGAAGGGATTCATTACGGTGGACGTTTCCGTGGGACGATGCTCGTCTTGCGTGACGTCACGGTCGAAACAGAAGTCGACCGGATGAAGTCGGAATTCGTCTCGACGGTGTCGCATGAGTTGCGCACACCACTCGCTTCGATTTTCGGCTACACGGAACTGATGTTAGCAAAAGAGTTGACACCTAACCGCCAACAACGCTATCTCGAAACGATTCATGCCGAGACTGAGCGATTGACGGGACTCGTCAATGACTTCCTCGATGTACAACGGATGGAGTCCAGTCAGCAACACTATCATTTTAAAGAGCTTGACGTCGTAGCGATGATTCGTGAAATCGCTGAGTTCCAAGTCGGTTCGTCTCAAACTCATACTGTCTTGCTCGAGACGGATGACGCGGCAGTCGAAATGATTCAAGCCGATGAACAAAAAATGCGACAACTGTTCGGTAATTTAATCAACAACGCCATCAAGTATTCACCGGACGGTGGCGCGATTACGATTGGAATCGAACCTGCCGATGACTTATTGCGGATTCGGATTCAAGATGAAGGAATCGGTATTCCCCGTCACGCCTTGCCAGAGTTATTCAGCAAGTTTTACCGGGTCGATAATTCCGATAGCCGAAAAATTGGTGGAACAGGACTTGGGCTTGCAATCTGCCAAGAAATCGTTCGTGCCCATGAAGGCATGATTCACGTCGATTCGACAGAAGGCGCCGGTTCGAGCTTTACAGTCGAATTGCCCATCATTCAAGAAAGTCCGACAGCACTCTCACCAACACTGGAAATGACTGATTTTGAATGAAGGAAACCCTCTGCGTCCATACGGCGTAGGGGGTTTTGTCTATCTACGATATAATCACGGACATGGGATTAACTTGCTTGGAATCGGGAAATGGAAACTAACGGTTTTTCTAAAAAATAAGAGAGGATGTTGACTGATGCGTACAATCCGCCCTCCTTGTTAAACGGCGATTCAAGCGAACGTCCGTAAATTGTACATGATGCGTTTTGCAACAGCTTTCGTGCCTGCTTATGTGATTGAGCGGTTGTTTTGGGAAGCGCGTGGGATGAGTGTTCTCGATGTGATTTACGCAGAAATTGTCTTCGCTTTGACTCAATTGTCGCTTGAGTTGCCGTTCGGACGAGCCACCGATCGCTTCGGGCGAAAGTGGTTTCTCGTCTTCGGGATGGTGGCAGAATGTCTATCCTTCGCAATGCTATTGAACGCGTACACGTTGACTGCTTTTTTAGGTGCGATGGTACTCGCAGGGGTCGGGGCTGCTGCGATCAGCGGGACAGAAGAAGCCTTCTTATTTGAGACGCTTGAACAAGTCGGTCAAGTCGAGCGATTCGAACGGACAGTTGGTCGACTGAATGCAGTCAGCCTCATGACAGCTGGACTTGCTGCCCTCATCGGCAGTTGGTTAACGCAGTCCACTGCGTTTGAATTTCATTACAAGATTTCGCTCATCAGTTTAATGAGTGCGACATTGGTTAGCCTGACGTTACGTGAAACGCGACTCGTGGTTGAAGAATCGACAGCCCGTCCACTTCGTCTCGTTTGGCGAGAACTGAGAACACGCCCCATGTTGATCCGGATTTTTCTGTTTAGTGTCCTATTCGGGACGACGATTAATTTCATCGAAGAATTTTGGCAATTGTCAATGCGTGATCGTGGCATTCCCGTGACTGGATTTGGTCTCGTGTTCATTTTAATTATGGTAGCGCAAGGCGTTGGCAACCTGTTGCCCGCATTGACGAAGGGTTCGTTGACGGTAAACTTGAACGGGATGTTAGTCGTCTTTTTCGTAAGTGTCATTAGTTTTTCTTTGACGGGAATGGCAAGTATCCTCTTC from the Exiguobacterium oxidotolerans JCM 12280 genome contains:
- a CDS encoding type IA DNA topoisomerase, translated to MQLIIAEKPKQAEKLAAPYPSVKRDGYIEIKPCERFPSGAKLAYAVGHLCELQEPAHYDAKWKRWNYDHLPIIPERFDYRLAKGKSKAFQVIKKLLNERTTTSIIIASDAEREGEAIVRLILRLANNAKPIERLWISSLTPQAVDHGFANLLDGKATENIFHEAMSRACADWLIGMNASRAYTTLLKKKGIADVFSLGRVQTPTLALIVDREKQIEQFKPETYFEVEADFSLFKGKYIDQKKQTKLTDRALAEAIKERTKGEGVVASITKTEQVEKPPFWFSLSLLQTEASRRFGLGAKETLDIAQKLYIRGWISYPRTDSSFVSKEEAGQFPTILNRLLKQPEYGGLKEILTKDPTHDKRYVNSAKVSDHYAIIPTEEAGAVAKLSGRDAQVYDLIVRRFLAAFAPPARAEKTDIITTREQDRFLTKGSRTIARGFKEVLQIEAKEVELPAVEHGQHVAIKGAKVLEKQTEPPKRYTEGTLILGMKTAGKVLENELQAIMKEIEGLGTEATRAGIIDGLKRRDYIQLKKKEIHPTAKGRILIEAVSGSILASPEMTAKWESRLDQIGKGEASAAQFVEQAKKLSQHLVDDAKSRVEQLHVDPSKVKSKTRHAAATNRPVGPCPLCQAEVLDRGKFYGCSGYQKTNCGFTLPKTILGARVTQTEVKKILATQKTKPLEMKKNGRTFKAMLYLERDQLKFEFMKGES
- a CDS encoding ATP-binding protein, whose product is MRTWLNRTIGRQIMSAFYIILAMLLLTSAGVYFYTKQQVQEAKQELATLNEHRTNATNLYESWQSLQYEMRGFVLLGDDEMLEEIKAKQQNIDQQTTWFEKNAAFAEEEQYANDARELYDAYTTRVMPSLINYVDAKKDGEVEEPFLQMATLGKVTQTPNLDADRKFNIDTKSAADMSSSIVDMETVFTDYRNSLNEKELAAQNRLGTQVNSSQVLGLINLAVLLFIIVLFVRPFIAKITRQLRQLNRESSRLAKGEDASPIEVLNAKDEIGELTTTFNLMAASISNQKSQLVSSNDELQSQQEELVAQQEELQTQQEELEEALDVTLRNETHLRYRNELTETLASRETLTAYPAIIEKLISITDAEFGAIVFLDEDEYTDIVSYGMTVDQERKLLTSSLSLLERARMHKKAVRSTKQVTSDHPLPYPYSMYETVVPVMDPSTNMMIASIYLVRYRDQFNEDQTAEIWSFSRQLALSLLRMRVFDEIEREREKTSKLLHSIREAVMYIEEDRIFANRPLLALFHHPAHDQFNDEGLMTLDVKIEELAVQVDQHDAFLEYMNQVCSHQVPTESLSLSLNKEERFVTLYAEGIHYGGRFRGTMLVLRDVTVETEVDRMKSEFVSTVSHELRTPLASIFGYTELMLAKELTPNRQQRYLETIHAETERLTGLVNDFLDVQRMESSQQHYHFKELDVVAMIREIAEFQVGSSQTHTVLLETDDAAVEMIQADEQKMRQLFGNLINNAIKYSPDGGAITIGIEPADDLLRIRIQDEGIGIPRHALPELFSKFYRVDNSDSRKIGGTGLGLAICQEIVRAHEGMIHVDSTEGAGSSFTVELPIIQESPTALSPTLEMTDFE
- a CDS encoding MFS transporter; protein product: MMRFATAFVPAYVIERLFWEARGMSVLDVIYAEIVFALTQLSLELPFGRATDRFGRKWFLVFGMVAECLSFAMLLNAYTLTAFLGAMVLAGVGAAAISGTEEAFLFETLEQVGQVERFERTVGRLNAVSLMTAGLAALIGSWLTQSTAFEFHYKISLISLMSATLVSLTLRETRLVVEESTARPLRLVWRELRTRPMLIRIFLFSVLFGTTINFIEEFWQLSMRDRGIPVTGFGLVFILIMVAQGVGNLLPALTKGSLTVNLNGMLVVFFVSVISFSLTGMASILFLFMVFLLYGQSEPMTSSLLQTYASAKERATIVSIASWLESVLIIIVGLGFGFISEWASLDIAYVYLCLVSFVLWLCVAWLSKRRE